GATGCCGACCGTCTCACCGGCGGCGATGTCGAGATCGAGGCCACGCAGGGTCTCGTGCGACAGGCCGCGCAGCCGCAGTGGCAGGCCCGGCGGGCCCGGTCGGCCGTCGGCCCGGAGCGGGACGGTGCGTCCGGACGACGGTCCGGGGGACACCGCCCTGTCGGCGTCGAGGACGTCGGCGATCCGGGCGGCGGAGGCACGGCCCTGGGCCAGCTCGGCGTTGACCCAGGAGAACTCGGACAGCGGGCCGATGAGGAAGAGGGCGAGCGCGACGGAGGAGACGAGTTCGCCGATGCCGATGTCGCCGTCTGCCGCGAGCCGCCCGCCCACGAGTGCCACCAGGGCCAGGAGCACACCGGTCAGGATGGTCACGACCGCGTTCTGCCAGGCCTCGGCCCGGGCCGCGCGCAAGGTGGCCGTCAGCGACTGCCCGCTGATACGCCGGTAGCGGTGGACGGCCGCGGGCTCGGCACCGATGCCCTTGAGTACCCGCAGTCCCGCCACGAGGTCCGCCGCCACACCCGAGGCCATGGCGGCCTGCTCCTGTTCGGTCTCGCTGCGCCGCTCCAGGGGCTTGCTCAGCAGATGGCCGAGCCACAGCAGCAAGGGGGTGCCCAGCAGGACGAGCAGACCGAGCGGAAAAGACACGCGCAGCAGTACGACGGCGCCGACCGCCAGTCCGGTCGCTGACGCGATGCCGACGATCAACGCCATTGTGACGGCGCCGACCCGTTTGGCGTCCTCCGTCGCGATGTTGGCCAGCTCGCCGGGCAACCGGCCTTCCTCCGCCCCGCCTTCGGGCGCCAGGACGCGACCGATCACCTTGGTCCTGAGGCGGTGTGCGGCGGTCAGGGAAGCGCGTTCACCCGCGCGCGCACTGCCGCGGAAGCTGAAGGAGAGGCCCACGTAGACGGCCGCCAGGATCCCGAGCCACAACAGGAGCCCCGGAACGTCGCCGTCCACGACCCCCTCGTCGATGGCCAGACCGATGAGCACCGGCACCAGGGCCTCGCCCGTCTGGTGGCCCATGCCCAGGACTGCTCCCAGTGCCACATCACGGCGCTGTTCACGCACGGCGCGTCGCAGAACCCTCCGGCCGCGCGGGTCCGCCTTGCTCACGCATTCCTCCGGACCGGTGGTTCACAACATGGGGAAGCCCAGCTCGCGTACTTAGGTAAGGCTAACTTCAATTCCTGTCCTTGACCACCCCCTTGGCGGGGCGAGGACGCGGCCGGGGTGAGTGATGGGTCCGTGGCCCGGGTGCCTGCCGAAGCTCCCTTATAAGGTGAACCTTACTTGTGCATCCCGGGCCCGGGGAACGGCTGTTCGCCGGGAAGGACTCGAAGGAGTTGCTCTTGCTGTCCACGCGGATCACCAACGCCCGCATCATCACGATGGACCCGGCCCGCCCTGTCGCCCGCGAACTCGGGATCTGGCGCGGACGCATCGTCGGCCTGGACGAGGAAGTGGCAGGACTTCCCGCACGACGGACCCGCGACCTGGACGGCGCCGTGGTGCTCCCCGGCTTCATCGACAGCCATGTACACCTGACATGGGCGGGGCTGAAGGCGTCGGCGCCCAGTGTTGCCCCGAGCACACGCGCGGACGACGTGCTGCGGGTTGTGGGTGACGCGGTGGCCCGGGTGCCGGCCGACGCCTGGGTGGACTTCGGCGGCTACGACCAGCGCACCCTGGACCGCCCGCTGACGGCACGGGACCTGGACGCCGTCAGTCTCGGGCGCAAGGTGTACCTGGGTCACATCTCCGGCCACGCCTGCCTGGTGAACACCGCGGTCCTGGAGCGGCTGCCCGCGGACACACCCCACGTCGACGGCTTCCTCGTCGAGGGGGCGATGGGCGCGGCGCTCGAGGTCAGGCCCCCTCACTCGCTCGCCGAACTGGCCGCGGCGATCGAACACGCCGCCCGCGTATGCCGCTCCGAAGGGGTGACGGCCTGCGTCGAGGCGGGTGTCGGCGGACGGCTCTTCGGGCGTACCCCCATCGAGGCCGCGGCCTACCAACTCGCCCACGAAACGGGCAGGCTGCCGATACGGGTCCAGCTCATGGCCGCGGCCGACGCCCTCGGCCCGGTGAGCACCGCGCCGGAGGACACCACGAACAGGGCCCTGAGCCTGGGCCTGCGTACGGGATTCGGTGGCGGCGCGCTCTCCCTGGGCGCACTCAAGGTATTCACCGACGGCGGCATGATGGCGCGTACGGCCGCACTGACCGGCCCCTACGACGGAACCGATACCTGCGGCCAACTGCAGGACGAGCGGCAGGT
This sequence is a window from Streptomyces sp. NBC_01217. Protein-coding genes within it:
- a CDS encoding ABC transporter ATP-binding protein; protein product: MSKADPRGRRVLRRAVREQRRDVALGAVLGMGHQTGEALVPVLIGLAIDEGVVDGDVPGLLLWLGILAAVYVGLSFSFRGSARAGERASLTAAHRLRTKVIGRVLAPEGGAEEGRLPGELANIATEDAKRVGAVTMALIVGIASATGLAVGAVVLLRVSFPLGLLVLLGTPLLLWLGHLLSKPLERRSETEQEQAAMASGVAADLVAGLRVLKGIGAEPAAVHRYRRISGQSLTATLRAARAEAWQNAVVTILTGVLLALVALVGGRLAADGDIGIGELVSSVALALFLIGPLSEFSWVNAELAQGRASAARIADVLDADRAVSPGPSSGRTVPLRADGRPGPPGLPLRLRGLSHETLRGLDLDIAAGETVGIVTTDPADASALLRCLGRLCDPDAGAVELDGTELTALGLAEVRAALLVAEHDADLFEGTLLENVTAAAPSGARADRSARVTAVLTASATDEVVRTLPDGADAAVTARGRSLSGGQRQRVALARALAADAPVLVLHEPTTAVDAVTEVRIATGIKEVREGRTTVLVTNSPALLAVADRVVLLDGGRTAAAGGHEQLVHECAAYRTAVLA
- a CDS encoding amidohydrolase, with the translated sequence MLSTRITNARIITMDPARPVARELGIWRGRIVGLDEEVAGLPARRTRDLDGAVVLPGFIDSHVHLTWAGLKASAPSVAPSTRADDVLRVVGDAVARVPADAWVDFGGYDQRTLDRPLTARDLDAVSLGRKVYLGHISGHACLVNTAVLERLPADTPHVDGFLVEGAMGAALEVRPPHSLAELAAAIEHAARVCRSEGVTACVEAGVGGRLFGRTPIEAAAYQLAHETGRLPIRVQLMAAADALGPVSTAPEDTTNRALSLGLRTGFGGGALSLGALKVFTDGGMMARTAALTGPYDGTDTCGQLQDERQVLEDTIVEGHIAGWQLAIHAIGDRAVDVALDALEKAQKLSPRPEARHRVEHAGLVRPDQLPRLAALGVTVVVQPNFLRYYGDDYATVMGQDRADWLYRGRGFLDHGVRLVASSDRPVADGAPLRAVQFMVERLSQSGRTIGGAEAIGVEEALRAYTTEAARACHWESDAGSLTAGKRADLVMLGDDPRRVDVSRIGDIEVVGTWLEGDDEW